Within Desulfobacter sp., the genomic segment AAAAACTCAAACCAGGAACCCGATATGCTTTCGGCTTCACGGCCCAATACGATACGTTCTGTAATCCTGGACATGTAATCCATGATAAATACGCAGAAAAAGACCTGGGCCAAAAGGTAGGAGACCACCATGGCCAGAGCGGCAAGAACCAGTGAAAGGAGCCAGGATACTCCCTGCCATAGGTAGACCAGCCACCCGCTTTCCGGCATTTGCCAGATCATGGCAAGAATTTCATTGTGCCAGTATAGCACCATGCCGGACAATGCCAGGCTGAGCAGAAGCACCACAAAAAAACGAATCAATCCGAGGATCAGCAAAGAAGGTGTTTTCAACGCCAGGGCGAACCCTTTTAAATTATACCGGATACCTGCAAACAATCCCATTTTTAAATCTTTTCCTTGAGCTATTGATGTTTATCTTACGGGAATAATTTTGTACTATAGTTATAATGGATTTTCAATTGCTGGGAAAGTGAAGATGAAAATAGTTTATGTTGACGGAAAATACCTGCCCCGGGACAGGGCCCTGATCCCGGTTGACGACCTGGCCGTTCTCAGGGGCTATGCGGCGTGGGACATATTGAGGACGTTCAGGGGCCGCCCCTACTTTCTGGATGAACATGTGGACCGGCTCATGGCTTCGGCCGCAAAGATTGGTCTGGATATTCCCTGGTCAAAAGATGAGATCAAGGCGGTGGTTCACAAAGTGCTGGAAAAAAACCCTGCCATGGAAGAGGTCAACATCCGGATTCTGATCACCGGCGGTTCCAG encodes:
- a CDS encoding EI24 domain-containing protein — its product is MGLFAGIRYNLKGFALALKTPSLLILGLIRFFVVLLLSLALSGMVLYWHNEILAMIWQMPESGWLVYLWQGVSWLLSLVLAALAMVVSYLLAQVFFCVFIMDYMSRITERIVLGREAESISGSWFEFFIHLIRQEIPRAVIPVMISLGLLILGLFTPLSLVVLVVSSVTASLFLAWDNTDLVPARRMVPFRERVGFLKRNLFFHIGFGLLFLIPWVNILFLSFAPVGATLYFIENEN